Proteins encoded in a region of the Megalops cyprinoides isolate fMegCyp1 chromosome 3, fMegCyp1.pri, whole genome shotgun sequence genome:
- the mrps12 gene encoding 28S ribosomal protein S12, mitochondrial, with protein MAFLGSLRPVVSSLLQVPQSLSPWSQPVLSRAMATLNQMHRRGKPPPPPPRIGATFGRPQLKAVVLKTMIRKPKKPNSANRKCARVRLSNGKEAVCFIPGEGHNLQEHNVVLVEGGRTQDLPGVKLTVVRGKYDCAHVVKKKQ; from the exons ATGGCTTTCCTCGGGAGCCTGAGACCGGTCGTGTCATCTCTGCTGCAAG TGCCACAGTCTCTCTCCCCATGGTCTCAGCCTGTCCTCTCCAGAGCCATGGCCACACTAAACCAGATGCACCGCCGTGgcaaaccccctcccccccctccccgcatCGGCGCCACGTTCGGCCGCCCCCAGCTCAAGGCGGTGGTGCTGAAGACCATGATCCGCAAGCCTAAGAAGCCGAACTCCGCCAACCGCAAATGCGCCCGGGTGCGCCTCTCCAACGGCAAGGAGGCAGTGTGCTTCATTCCTGGGGAGGGACACAACCTGCAGGAGCACAACGTGGTGCTGGTGGAAGGGGGCCGCACACAGGACCTGCCCGGGGTCAAGCTCACCGTTGTCAGGGGCAAATATGATTGTGCTCACGTCGTGAAGAAGAAGCAGTGA